One Primulina tabacum isolate GXHZ01 chromosome 10, ASM2559414v2, whole genome shotgun sequence DNA segment encodes these proteins:
- the LOC142505038 gene encoding uncharacterized protein LOC142505038 → MTALTKKNDKFIWGSELRENFEKLKQALISAPVLAIPSGQGDSDAHDRVIGYASRNLKVHEKSYPTYDLELPTKELNMRQRRWLELIKVYECEIIYHPRKVNVVAVSLSRKNEVIVQLIRAGQSFDEQLQYWRLSDKSKGLRLYYVEDDTVRYCDQLWVSIRNSLREYIMKESHSTPYSIHLVKVEYQRPAGKLKPLPITELK, encoded by the exons atgaccgccttgacgaagaaaaatgacAAGTTCATTTGGGGATCAGAGCTTAGAGAGAATTTTGAGAAGCTGAAGCAAGCTTTGATTTCAGCGCCAGTTCTAGCGATCCCATCAGGACAAGGAGA ttctgatgctcATGATAGAGTGATAGGCTATGCGTCTAGAAatttgaaggtgcatgagaagagcTATCCTACTTATGATCTCGAGCTTCCAACA aaagagctgaatatgaggcaaaggaGATGGTTAGAGCTGATTAAGGTTTATGAATGCGAAATTATCTATCACCCGAGGAAGGTTAATGTGGTCGCAGTTTCTTTGAGTAGGAAGAATGAAGTGATAGTTCAGTT GATTCGAGCAGGTCAGTCTtttgatgagcagttgcagtaCTGGAGACTGAGTGACAAGTCCAAGGGTCTGAGATTGTACTATGTCGAGGATGACACTGTCCGTTACTGTGACCAACTATGGGTTTCTATCAGAAATTCACTGAGGGAATACATTATGAAAGAATCTCACAGTACCCCGTACTCTATCCATTTA GTTAAGGTGGAgtatcagagacctgcaggaaagcttaagccactccctatcacCGAGTTGAAATGA